A segment of the Symmachiella macrocystis genome:
GCTGGGATCGTTGAGATACACCAGAACGTACAATAAACCCCAGGCGATGCCCGATACCAAATAGACGCAGACGGCGGCAAAAATTTTTTCCGTAGTGACCGGTCCCGGCTTGACTACGGTCTTGAGAATCAAAGTGGCGGTAAATGCGAAGGCGATAAATGCCGCCCCATCAGCGATGGTATTCGCCGCGACATTCGAGATCAGCGAGCTCTCGATAAAGGTCGCCCATGTAATGGACATGAAAGCAATTCCTAGCAAAGCGCTGGCTACGTAGGCGAGGCTGCGTTGATCGCTGACGGCCAGAACTGCCGCAGCTAGACTCAAGGTGAGCAAGCCATAGAAAAGCACGCCTTCAAACGATGAGTGCTTGACGAAAGGCGTCATCAATGCGAATAGAATCAAGCTGACGAATAGCGTTTGAAACCGTCCACGCTGTGCGGTGCGGAGGAGATTGTTGAAAGAC
Coding sequences within it:
- a CDS encoding potassium channel family protein, which gives rise to MILFALMTPFVKHSSFEGVLFYGLLTLSLAAAVLAVSDQRSLAYVASALLGIAFMSITWATFIESSLISNVAANTIADGAAFIAFAFTATLILKTVVKPGPVTTEKIFAAVCVYLVSGIAWGLLYVLVYLNDPSSFMFSYGEPWRENAPNETSSVFSVFCYFSFVTMTTLGYGDISPTSDISRTLAWLQAVLGQLYIAILIARLVGMHAQTEHEQLQIDQPTKK